Proteins found in one Clostridium butyricum genomic segment:
- a CDS encoding serine hydrolase domain-containing protein, producing MININLNEFFKKQKKFSGNVLLSKNNEIIFNKSYGYSNKEKGIKNTPETKFMIGSMTKSITALCIMQLSEKGMLSTQQNVEDYIPDLYKGQGITIHHLLTHTSGIPNYIMLKKQIKWGERHTPQEILQIVKGYKLKFPVGEKWSYSNTNYLILGLIIEMVSGMNYHQYVKNHIFIPAKMNNSGFIDEEPENVANNYINGEKGFYIDPSMWFACGDIVSTVGDFYLLDRSIHDGKLLKTQIVKEMQKPHYDGKYVKYGYGLLVKKHFDCKSICHGGSIPNGYTSHFEKYIDDDITIVVLSNDLVKYQLLSLEGAGGTYISREIASLIYGKKLGALKKIF from the coding sequence ATGATTAATATTAATTTAAATGAATTCTTTAAAAAACAAAAAAAATTTAGCGGAAATGTATTATTATCAAAAAATAATGAAATTATATTTAATAAATCATATGGATATTCAAATAAGGAAAAAGGAATAAAAAATACACCTGAAACAAAATTCATGATTGGTTCTATGACCAAGTCAATAACTGCATTATGTATTATGCAGTTATCAGAAAAAGGTATGCTTTCAACACAACAGAATGTTGAAGATTATATTCCAGACTTATACAAGGGTCAAGGAATTACAATTCATCATCTTCTAACTCATACCTCTGGGATACCTAACTACATAATGCTAAAAAAACAAATAAAATGGGGAGAACGTCATACACCCCAAGAAATACTACAAATTGTAAAAGGTTATAAATTAAAATTCCCTGTTGGTGAAAAATGGTCGTACAGTAATACTAATTATCTTATTCTTGGCTTGATAATTGAAATGGTTTCTGGAATGAATTATCACCAATATGTTAAAAATCATATATTTATTCCTGCTAAAATGAATAACTCAGGTTTTATTGATGAAGAACCAGAAAATGTAGCCAATAATTATATTAATGGTGAAAAAGGGTTCTATATTGACCCATCAATGTGGTTTGCTTGTGGTGATATTGTATCAACTGTTGGTGATTTTTATTTGCTTGATAGATCAATTCATGATGGAAAACTATTAAAAACCCAAATAGTAAAGGAAATGCAAAAACCTCACTATGACGGCAAATATGTAAAATATGGATATGGATTGCTTGTAAAAAAACATTTTGACTGTAAAAGTATATGCCATGGTGGGTCAATTCCAAATGGTTACACTTCTCATTTTGAGAAATATATTGATGACGATATTACCATTGTTGTATTAAGCAATGATTTAGTAAAATACCAATTACTATCATTAGAAGGAGCGGGTGGCACATATATAAGTAGAGAAATTGCCTCATTAATTTATGGTAAAAAGTTAGGTGCTTTAAAGAAGATATTCTAA
- a CDS encoding winged helix-turn-helix transcriptional regulator, with the protein MIKYNNKKYVCLLDLAMDSIRGKWKAVILCHLYNEPKRFLELQRITNGVSHKVLTEKLKELEEDKLIEKIVYDENPPRVEYKLTSMGNELTLSIKEIEKWSKKHLEHLVEKI; encoded by the coding sequence TTGATTAAATATAATAATAAAAAATATGTCTGCTTACTTGATCTAGCAATGGACTCTATCCGTGGTAAATGGAAAGCTGTTATCTTATGCCATTTATATAATGAACCAAAAAGGTTCTTAGAACTACAGCGAATTACAAATGGAGTAAGCCATAAAGTCCTTACAGAAAAGTTGAAAGAACTTGAAGAAGATAAATTAATAGAAAAAATTGTGTACGACGAAAATCCCCCAAGAGTTGAATATAAATTAACTTCCATGGGAAATGAGCTTACATTATCTATTAAAGAAATTGAAAAATGGTCAAAGAAACATTTAGAACATCTAGTTGAAAAAATTTAA
- a CDS encoding FAD-dependent oxidoreductase, whose translation MFNKIFESGKIGNLEIKNRMIVPPMLTEYANEDGSINERFIRYYEEKAKGDFGLIIIEDTAVERRGAGFMCLPGLWSDELSKKHIELTNRVKAHGAKIAVQLYHAGREGSSSVNGGVQIVAPSAIQDPTNLELPHELTTEEVRELVEKFAQAARRAKEAGYDAVELHGAHGYLVNQFVSPYSNKRTDEFGGTFMNRLKFPLDIIKRIKELNGHDFPIIYRITADEMVEGGLNINDTKMIVPILEKEGIAAVHVSASVYKSGYWASAPTTAPTTPFVKYAAEIKTVVDSIPVIAVNKINTPFIAENILKEGKADFVSMGRASIADPYLPKKTKEGKINDIVFCVGCWQGCQGMIAKQKPVTCLVNPSVGKEEEYTVKEAEIKKKVMVVGGGVAGMQAAIIASKRGHDVSLYEKTEKLGGQWLLAAVPPGKEPLNTFTVWQKHQLNVNKVKVYTGIEVTEELIRKVNPNHIILATGANPIMPKIPGINLPHVVQANDILSGKELMKNNAVVIGGGLVGAEVVEQYGEHVRGVTVVEMTSEIAGGMEMAPKKFLMKHLNESRVKLMVNTKVIEIKANSVVIECEGKIEEIGAEQVVIAIGSKSENILEPLIKDKYKYHVIGDATKVGRALEAIEMGYVAGISI comes from the coding sequence ATGTTTAACAAGATATTTGAAAGTGGAAAGATAGGAAATTTAGAAATTAAAAATAGAATGATTGTACCTCCAATGTTAACAGAATATGCTAACGAAGATGGTTCTATAAATGAAAGATTTATTAGATATTATGAAGAAAAAGCTAAAGGTGATTTTGGTCTTATTATAATTGAAGATACAGCAGTAGAAAGAAGAGGTGCAGGTTTTATGTGCTTACCAGGCCTGTGGTCTGATGAATTATCAAAAAAGCATATAGAATTAACAAATAGAGTTAAGGCTCATGGAGCTAAAATAGCTGTTCAATTATATCATGCAGGAAGAGAGGGATCTAGCAGTGTTAATGGAGGTGTGCAAATAGTAGCACCAAGTGCAATCCAAGATCCAACAAATTTAGAACTACCTCATGAATTAACTACTGAAGAAGTTAGGGAGTTGGTAGAAAAATTCGCACAAGCAGCAAGAAGAGCTAAAGAAGCTGGATATGATGCAGTAGAGTTGCATGGAGCCCATGGATATTTAGTTAACCAGTTTGTATCTCCATATTCAAATAAAAGAACTGATGAATTTGGTGGAACATTTATGAATAGATTGAAATTCCCACTAGATATTATTAAAAGGATAAAGGAGTTAAACGGACACGATTTCCCTATTATTTATAGAATTACTGCAGATGAAATGGTAGAAGGTGGACTTAATATAAATGATACAAAGATGATAGTGCCTATATTAGAAAAGGAAGGGATAGCAGCAGTACATGTATCAGCATCAGTTTATAAAAGTGGATACTGGGCATCTGCACCTACAACAGCACCAACTACACCATTTGTAAAATATGCAGCTGAAATAAAAACGGTAGTAGATAGTATTCCTGTTATTGCTGTAAATAAAATAAATACACCATTTATTGCTGAAAATATATTAAAGGAAGGAAAAGCAGATTTTGTTTCAATGGGAAGAGCATCAATAGCAGATCCATATCTTCCAAAGAAAACTAAGGAAGGAAAAATTAACGATATAGTATTTTGTGTAGGATGTTGGCAAGGATGTCAAGGAATGATAGCTAAACAAAAGCCAGTTACATGCCTAGTTAATCCAAGTGTTGGAAAAGAAGAAGAATATACAGTGAAAGAAGCTGAGATTAAGAAAAAGGTTATGGTTGTTGGTGGGGGTGTTGCAGGAATGCAAGCAGCTATTATTGCAAGTAAGAGAGGACATGATGTAAGTTTATATGAAAAAACAGAAAAACTAGGAGGACAATGGTTATTAGCAGCTGTTCCACCAGGAAAAGAACCATTAAATACATTTACTGTATGGCAAAAACATCAATTAAATGTTAACAAAGTTAAAGTATATACTGGTATAGAAGTGACAGAAGAATTAATAAGAAAAGTTAATCCAAACCATATAATTTTAGCAACTGGAGCTAATCCAATTATGCCTAAAATACCAGGTATAAATTTACCACATGTTGTTCAAGCCAATGATATATTATCTGGTAAAGAATTAATGAAAAATAATGCAGTAGTAATAGGTGGAGGTCTTGTTGGCGCAGAAGTTGTAGAACAGTATGGAGAGCATGTTAGGGGTGTAACTGTAGTAGAAATGACATCAGAAATTGCGGGTGGTATGGAGATGGCTCCAAAGAAATTTTTAATGAAGCATTTGAATGAGTCACGAGTTAAGCTTATGGTAAATACTAAGGTTATTGAAATTAAAGCAAATTCTGTAGTTATTGAATGTGAAGGTAAAATAGAAGAGATAGGAGCAGAACAAGTTGTTATTGCTATTGGTTCAAAATCAGAAAATATTTTAGAACCATTAATAAAAGACAAATATAAGTATCATGTTATTGGTGATGCAACAAAGGTAGGAAGAGCTTTAGAAGCAATTGAAATGGGTTATGTTGCAGGGATAAGTATTTAA
- a CDS encoding bacteriocin immunity protein, producing the protein MSKRLTREELIDLVNKIIECEGSEEEIDEMIEVVKRNVPYPDISDLIYWSEDELTPEEIIDKALNYKPIQL; encoded by the coding sequence ATGTCAAAAAGACTAACAAGAGAAGAACTAATAGATTTAGTTAATAAAATAATAGAGTGTGAAGGTTCAGAAGAAGAAATTGATGAAATGATAGAAGTTGTGAAAAGAAATGTACCTTATCCAGATATAAGTGATTTAATATATTGGAGTGAAGATGAACTTACTCCAGAAGAAATAATTGATAAAGCATTGAATTATAAACCAATACAACTTTAA
- a CDS encoding DUF1648 domain-containing protein — translation MNKWLIKIDYKKVNMIMDVLSALSIIGMIVCTFFLWQNSPDSVAMHYNFKGEVDSYGSKSSMLILLFIDVICYIGIALLSKYPEVYNYCVEINEENREKQFLMAQTFMKAINAEITVIFFYIQLHALIGMNTGRQNLSVGFMPLFLIILFGTIGFYILKSRKSK, via the coding sequence ATGAATAAGTGGCTTATTAAAATAGACTACAAGAAAGTAAATATGATTATGGATGTTCTTAGTGCATTATCTATTATTGGTATGATAGTTTGTACATTTTTTTTATGGCAAAATTCACCTGATAGTGTTGCAATGCATTATAACTTTAAAGGAGAAGTTGATAGTTACGGTTCAAAAAGTTCAATGTTAATTTTATTATTTATAGATGTTATATGCTATATTGGAATTGCATTATTATCGAAGTATCCTGAGGTTTATAATTATTGCGTTGAAATAAATGAAGAAAATAGAGAAAAACAGTTTTTGATGGCTCAAACATTTATGAAAGCAATTAATGCAGAAATAACAGTTATATTTTTCTATATTCAATTACATGCACTTATAGGAATGAATACTGGAAGGCAAAATTTATCAGTAGGGTTTATGCCTTTATTTTTAATTATTTTATTTGGTACAATTGGATTTTATATTTTGAAATCAAGAAAAAGCAAATAA